The genome window CATTGGAGGCCATCGCAGAGATTAATTGCACTTGGCGCTAATGCACGTTTCTAAAGTAAAGCATATGTCGCTTAGACTTCGTCTGTGTCAGATGATAGATCAGAGATATTCTTATAAGCATAAatggaagacggcgatcaCCGCTATCCCAGCAATAGAGCACGTAGGTTTCCGATACCATTTAGCTTGCAGCAACCCCTCAATGCCGGGGTAGAGTTCTGAAGGACGAATGAGGAATGGACGGACCAGGACATGCCAAGGCCCTTTAAGTATCGATTAACGAACCAATCTCTGTGACAGACTTCCTAAGGCAGATCGTATGCTGAGTATAGTCTAGATAACGCAGAGAATTGCCAAGCTGGTGGTCTGAACAGTCGGCGGCAGCCTGTGCTGCGGATGATAACGACAAGGAAGTAGGTCTATCTTCTGTGGTGAGATACTCGGCGATAACAGGCATGGATAGCGTGTCTTTCACATAGGTTCAAGGAATGATTATGATCATCAGGTACAATCTATCGACATTTGTTATCATCAACAGTACCTGGTGCCTACCTCTCTAGGTCTTTCCCTAGCGTCGGTGATGTCAAGATACCTATCAGCGAAGGAGACCTTATCAGTATTCGCCTTGCCACTCCCGGTCCAGGGTGGGGGTAGATAATGGTATATCCAATAATAATGCTGTTTGCATCAACCCGCGTCAAGTCCAGGCAACGCTAATTTTGCTTAGCGATGGTGGGTCAAAAGATTGAAAGGTATGATTGGTTTAAGTGAAGGCTTGTGCCCGTTCTTTCTGGAACGAAAGTGGGGACCCGAAACTACTttcgaaacaagaaaaaaaatgCTTAACCAGCGATTTCCTGCAGGACACGCGACTGGGATTTCCGGCCACTCAGTAGAACGCGATTGTGGAGTGTGCCCAGCGGATGTGACGGCTGGTCTTCGGTCTCGTTACCAAACGCGACCTCTAGTGAAGCGTTATCAAGAGTGCTTCTTGGTAAGATCTTGTCTCACGGTGGGCCCCGGGAGGACTGAGAGCTGCGTCGGCCAAACCCTGTGTGGGAAAGATTTTTATCTGAGCACGCGAAACCTGTGCCTATATTAATTGGCTCTTGCCCCATCCTCGAccagagaaaaaaaagaggaaaaggaaaaagagaaagatgtggtggttttccttctctctcttcctcaccTTACCTGGTCGTTGAGCTTGTAGAGCTCTTCCTATACTCTTATCATTAACTTCATTTCTCCTCCCCAGGTGGTGGGGATTGACTCAGTTTTTTCAACCAGGTTAAGACACGGTGCAATCGCACCACGTCCATCATAATGTTCGGTGGCGTTGAGCACGACCTTGAGAAAGCCCCCCAGGTAGAGAAGAGGCCTTTCGACAGTAGCAGCGATGGTGCTGTGCCTGGGGAAACCTTTGTATATGGCGATTCGTGGTACGCCAGGCTACAACGGCTGGCCGGAAAGCTCAACATTGAGCAGCGAGGTATAGAACGTGTACCAGCCGATGAACGGACGGACACGTCATATTTTAACATTGGCAGCATGGTGTGTTCCTGAATGCAATTGATCAAGGCTTTGCCAGCTCAGGGCTGGTACAGCTGGGCCAATGTCCAAAACTGACTCAACTTAGTGGCTGGCGGCCAACATGGTGGTGAGCTCCTTCGCCATTGGCGTCCTCGGAAAGTCGCTCTTTGATCTCGGCTTCGTCGATGCAATTCTCACCTGCCTCTTTTTCAATCTCTTGGGTGTCTTGACCgtttgcttcttctcatgCTTCGGTGCTGCCTTCGGGTTACGGCAGATGGTCCTTTCGAGGTTCTGGTTCGGCTGGGGGCCCACCAAGTTCAGTATGTATCTTTTTGCATAATCTCACTTATTGTCTTTTCAAAGTAGCAGGTGCTGACATCCTCGTTCCTTCAGTTGCTATTCTGAATGTGCTCGCTTGTGTGGGCTGGTCCGCTGCCAACGCCATCGTCGGTgctcagctcatcaatgCAGTGAATGGCAACGTCCCCGGATTCGCTGCCATTCTTATAATTGCTATTTGCACGTTTGTCATCACATTCGCTGGGTACAAGGTTGTGCATGCCTATGAATACTGGAGTTGGATCCCTACCTTCATCGTGTTTATGATTGTCCTTGGTACCTTCGCCCACTCAGGAGACTTCAGGAACCTCCCAATGGAAGTTGGCACATCAGAAATGGGCGGTGTCTTGTCCTTTGGTTCGACTGTGTACGGTTTCGCTACTGGATGGACTAGCTACGCCGCCGATTATACTGTGTACCAGCCCGCTAATCGGAGCCGTCGCAAGATATTTCTCTCCGCCTGGATTGGCCTCATCATTCCGCTTTTGTTCTGTCAGATGCTGGGAATCGCGGTCATGACCGCTACAGGAATCGACGATGGCAATAACAAGTATCAAATGGGCTACGACGCCTCCGGAAACGGAGGCTTGTTGAATGCTGTGCTTGAGCCTCTCGGCGGATTCGGTAAAttctgcctcgtcatcctAGCACTCTCCATTATCGCCAACAACTGTCCGAACATCTATTCGGTGGCCTTGACTCTTCAGGTTCTGAGCCGCTACTCCCAGCGTGTACCCCGATTCGTCTGGGTTTTCCTCGGCTCCTGTGCCTCTGTGGCTATTGCTATTCCCGGATACTCTCACTTCGAGACTGTGTTGGAAAATTTCATGAACTTCATTGCGTACTGGCTGTCCATTTATTCCGGCATTGCACTTACCGATCATTTCCTCTTCAAGCGTGGATTTGGTGGATATCGGCCTGAGATTTACGACAAGCGCGACAAGCTTCCTCTTGGAATCGCTGCCTCCATTGCCTTTGGATTCGGCGTGGCTGGTATGATCACTGGTATGAGCCAATCATGGTGGGTCGGACCCATTGCTCTCCATGCCGGTCAAGCTCCATTCGGTGGCGACGTTGGTTTTGAGCTGGGATTCGCTTTCTCGGCTGTGATGTATGCCGTCCTAAGGCCTATTGAGATAAAGTTTTTGGGTCGGTAATCCTAGTAATGCTCTTGATGATAGAAGTGTGCGGTTTTTGGGTTTTATCAATTGGTCTTGTTTGTCGACCGTGAAGTAACATATATTGTGATGCTGGTTTCCATGTATATAGTTGCAACTAATTTCGCGCTGATAAATCATAGCGTCTTAAGAAATGCATGATCGACAGAATGTCGTTGGTCAATCTTGATCTAATCCCAGGTCCTTGCGTAGAACATGATTCGTGTTGGTGTGCTTCGTAGAAATCCATGCATTGTACACTGAGGGGGCCATAGGCACATCATGCAGATTTTCGAGCTCGTCTCTGCCATTCTGACATTTTTGTATCAAGTGCTGGTGGTCTGTTGGTGCTGTGTATATAGTCTTTGCTTTCAAGGTTAGACTATCAAGCTCGGTCCCAATGTACAAGGAAATGCACTCTCGCTGATGAGTGACTATAAAGACGTCGGTGACAGAAGGAGATATCATTGCCAGCTTGAAGAATCAACCTAGCTGGCATGTCTTCTCGGAGCGGACGTGGTGCATGTCAGCCAGTAATAACAAGCTACCTATAGTGTCACCAAAGACACGGATTCACAAGAAGGCAGTACCTAAAAAAAACCCAGTAAAGAACTTTGAAACTCGTCTTAAAAACAAACTAAGTCTCGATGCACTGACCATGCATTGAAAGCTGAGAGGACATTTTTCCAGTGGAACAAGTACCTATAAACCACGTGACTCTCGTTCCTGAACACCAGCCATAGCGGATGCGCCACAGATTTTGCGCCACACCGAACAAATCCACAACGGATTCGCCTTTCGTGGAAATCAAAGAAATTCAGCAAACAGACATCAAGTCACCACATATCACACAAAATGTCCAGACTAGGAAAGTGAGTATCTCTTCCGAAACGCATTCTATTTCTACCTTGATTCtgatcctttttttttcatttttttccAGCCGCGCCGCCGACTGggccgacgacgaggagttcGATGACCCCTCCGCGCTCCCCGCGCAACAAGTCACGACGAACAAAGATGGCACAAAGACCGTTGTTTCATACCGCTTCAACGAtgagggcaagaaggtcaaggtcaCCCGCCGGATCAAGACGACCGTGGTGAGGGAGCACGTCAACCCGCAAGTCGCGGAGCGGCGGTCGTGGGCCAAGTTCGGGCTCGAGAAGGGCCACGCGGCCGGTCCCTCGTTCGACACCACCTCCGTCGGTGAGAACATCGTCTTCAGACCCAGTGTGAACTGGCGGGTGCAGGCCGcggaggctgagaaggctgGCCCCGAAAAGGGCAGCATCAAGGACCAgctcaaggacaagaaggtcAAGTGTCGTATTTGCAGCGGAGAGCATTTCACTGCTCGTTGTCCGTTCAAAGATACTATGGCACCTGTCGACGAGACCGCTGCCGCTGGTGCTGAGCCCGGCGCTGATGATGTCCCCGCTGCTGGTGGCCTTGGTGCTGGAACCTCGAGCTACGTGCCTCCTCACTTGCGGAaaggtgctgctgctggtggcgAGAGAATGGCTGGCAAGTACGAGAAGGATGATCTGGCGACTCTCAGAGTTACAAACGTGAGTTTTACCTCCTGCCCGTCTGCTCTACATCCCAGTATCATCTTTTGGAATAAATACTGATTTTACGTTCTATAGGTGAGCGAGTTGGCAGAGGAATCAGAACTTCGGGACTTGTTCGAGCGTTTCGGTCGCGTCACCAGAGTCTTCCTTGCCAGAGACAGAGAAACCCAGAGAGCCAAGGGCTTCGCTTTTATCAGCTTTGCAGATCGGACCGATGCTGCACGTGCTTGCGAAAAGATGGATGGCTGTACgttctcttcccctctcgcctccttttttctttcattttaCGAAATACAGTTGCTAATATCTTTCCCCTTCTGCAGTTGGTTACCGTCATTTGATCCTCCGCGTCGAGTTCGCAAAGAGGGCGACTTAAATTCTTGCTTCCTGATTTCCTTTCACGGCCCCTGGGTGTTTTCGTCAGGCAGAGCTCGCTTCATGACTAGAGATCTTccccctttttctttgtaCTGTATGACTCGGTCGATAATGATGATTATAAGAAGACATGCGTCGTGTGGTTTGCTTGCTCGAGGCGCGCGGCCATTGGATACAAAGAAAAGCTATCGTTTCAGAGGGTTTATATTTTCACCATTCTCATCTGAATGGAAGCGTCCAAAAATGAGAAAAAGTTGTCATAGTCTCTAATCCTGAAGAACAAGTCAATTTTAAGCATGATCAGAACGTATTACGCAGTGTAGACGGCCCTGCTGCTTTGGTCCTCTGCTCATGACGAGGGGAACTCGCACTGTGGAGACAGTGGCTATTGTGTTGCAGTTTCTGCAACATCAGAGCGGGTGTTTCTCTCACTCTAGGTGGAAGACACCTCGGAAAGAAGTGAAGGGCATTGTGGACCCCTCCTGTATGCTAATCTATAGTAAATGAGGAAGGATGGCTACAAACAGAGTGGAGTAAGACTCAAATGCTAGGCAAGCTTGGGTGCTCTGCTCCACCTGTCTAGAACGACAGTTGTTGTGTTCCATCAAACGAAGTACTGCCGCCacggctgcagctgcagccagTCAGCGTATGTTTGTATATTGGCAAGAAAGAGCTCAAGGATTCTCCTTTGTCCAGTAAAGAACACAAACCTATTGGTCTAGACATGGAGTATAACTTGATTGGCACGGATTTTGTGAAGCCGACACCTCGCTCATTGAGCAGTGACCCGAAGGGGCACGCCGTCCTGTCAAAAGCTTTGAGAACAGAAAGCGAATAGAGTGCACCCATCAGAGATTGAATGGTCAACACCGTTGCATCGAAGTTTCATCCGAGAGTGACACCAATGCATCGTGGAGTGCACTATGTATAGCTTAGCTCAGATCAACATCTGCCTCTCTGGAACTAACGGTCAGGAGTCTCATCCAATGAGTTTGACCTTCCACTCCTGTTACATTGCAGGCAAAGCTTGTCATCATTGTTGCTAGGTAGTTGACAATGCTAATGTTCCGTACCACAGACATAACAATGACGGTCTGAGACACGATTCTGAGCAAGTTTCGAGCAGAGTGTCGTACAACATTAGCGCTCCTGGGGCAGGCAGCCCTTGGTTCAATGAGCAGAGGTTCTGGAGTTTCGCGGAAGTCAGCATATCGGCCCCTACAATGATCGTCAGTGTCCACGCCATCCAATCGGTGTCAAGAATGTCGACCCAAGTATCATGGCTTGCCTCTTGTCCTAGCCATACGCGAATCAAAACCGCCGGATCGTTCACTAACAGGTTCGAGGAATCTCTAATCTGCTTAGCAACAGACCTTCAAAGGACCAGTCTAGAAACCTAGATCTCATCGGCTCTTCGATTTCCGGTCTCCGGGAATACGTAGATCATCCGGGAGGCTCGTCGACTATGCCGATTGCCCAGTCCATGAGAGGAGCTAATGAAGGGGTGCGTCATCTCGGTTTGCAGTCCTTTGGTTCCAAGCACCGAATGGTTTAGTGGTGGGTCTGTCTGTCAAATCTACTTGCACCAGAGGGCTTCGTACTCTGTAGCACCTGACTACTTCATGTTGCACAAGACGTATTGGGCTTAGGCAATGCATAGTCCAGCCACGAGGAATCCGTGGTTCGCCACACAGCAGCCCCGAAGAGAACATATAGGGAGGGAAGGGTATTGAAAGGTACAAGGGAAAAATCTCTGGAAGTGGTGTATGACTAGAAACTTGACAAATCCCCGATTATGTCAGTGATATCCTACTAGATAGTACCTGATGCAAGTAGAAAGTCCATACCTCAGGTGATGGATTTCCGCAAGTAAGACCGTCACTTAGTGCCATTCAAGTTACCAAACTTCACGGAAAGCGGCAGATATCTGAAGACGCCCGACATATTTGCATTGACTTGTTTAAGAAGACAAGGGCTATGCCACATCCGGCATCTGCCTCATGAATCTATATCCTTCTCGGATCTGAGATGCGCCGAGTTTGAGTAGAATGTCATGTTTAGTGAACTTGTACGCATTGCTCTGAAAGATCGTTATGGTATGGATTAGCTTAGGCGGGTCGACTGTTGCTCTAATTTGTCATAGTCCACGCGTCTCAAAACGTCGAGGCTGGTAATCCCCCAAGCTGTTGCGCTCAATGACAAGGGAGCCCAATGTTCCAAATTAAGAAAACATACCCCAATTTATTGCCAGTTGTGGTGGTTGTTACAGAGCAATGACCCCTCCCCCCCTTCTGAGAGAATACGCTGCTGTTCTGGCCGTTGCTCCATGTTGTGCTTTTCATTATACTCGTCGTTGCCATTCAGAGGTCAACCGTTATCGCCGACCGGTTGCAGGTCCACCTCGGTTGTCCATTATTGTTGCACAGGAGAAATTACCAGGAGAAGGAGTCTTCGCCACCAGTACCGAAGCAGCTGTAGAGCCGGAAAAGAAGGACGACGGAATGTTGAAAGGCTGGTAGAGCTCTGAGTCAGGTAGGGTCCAAGCACTCCGACCTTGCCAGGTACCTGGTGGGTAAAATTAGCCATTTACAAACGATCCAGATCTTGAACACATTCCGGCCAAGGCAAATGGACAAGACCATGGTTCTAGATATGAACGAAGAATCAATTGAGGCATTGCTCGAACCTTAATGAGAATCGGCCTTTTCGAAGGTGGTAAGAATGGTCTCCGAGCCTCCTGGAAGCAGGCTTCTAGGCCATCCGGACCTCGAAATTTGGTAGAACGAAGTGGGGACTCTAAGTCGTAGTGGAAATTAAGTATAGTTAGTGTAGGACCCCATGGAGACGGAATCTTAAAATTCTCTCATCTCCATAATTAGTGTGGGCACTAGAGCAATAGAGTGGCTACCAGGATGTGTCAGCTATCAAGCCTCCGAAATCCTGAAAGTCAAGAATAAGTTCTCAACTCTTGGCGCTTATGACCAgtggagaagaaaggatatATCCATCAGAAAGGATATGGTGATGCCAACTCAAGGAGAAAAAGACCGTACGAAGACGCCTGGAACAATCTTACCACTAGCATAGATGAATTGCAGGGTTTTTCGAAATAGGACTAGATGAGGTCATGATGATTGCTTGCAATGAAGACATAATCAGCGTGGAATTCAGAGAAGACGCTGATCATGTCATGGGTGTTCGGGAGAGacaaggtactccgtactccgtatttaCCTTTGGATACTAGataggtacctaggtaggtatCATCCGTCCAAGCTAGTATTTACTAGGTACCAGGGAGGTACGGTAATCTTGGTTTACTTTCTCCTGATACACGTGCCATGGCACCTTAATCAGGGCTGGTCTACAGTGATCAGTAGCCTGTTCTCTTTGTTAGTTCGTGGTCCATGAATTCTTGATTATTTATAAGAAGTTTTAAAAAAAATAGCAAACTACTAGTTGACTAACCGGAAGTAGTTAGTAGTCCACTGCAGACCACACATTCAGCCCCCTCGTTCCGTTGAGCTGCTGGATGAAGTCAGGACAGCAGCCTTGAGATCTTGTGGGAGACAACAGGCCAGTCAGGTTTACTTGCTCTTTCGTTTTCCTCCATTCAGCAAGCAACCTACAGCACCATCATACTCGTCATTATTATCGTCATCAACATCTGGTTAAActatcattatcatcatcaccaccaccaagtCTCAGATCTTCTTTGCTTGGAATAGGTCAGAATGTGAGTGATTCACAAGAACCATGTGTTCTCGGCTCtaattattaatattattgAGAACTCCCCCAATGACAATTCCTAAAGTGTTTCCCCTGCTTGGAGGATGCAACCTCTTCCCCACCTCCTCTTCCAGTCTCCCTTGTACTAGGTACAATGTTACTATGGGATTCGTCCAGGGACAATCGTCCTGCACAACATCCTTCCCACCCCTCCATAATTATCGCAGCCTGGTCCCCAAACCAAGTAATCTCAAATCCTGACACTCGACCAATGAAATGACCTTGCCATCCGCTCCAACACGATGAAAATTGCATTCGAACCAACTAGCTTCCTACATGCCTGATGATCATTCAGCCACCAGATGATCCCTcattaaaaaaaaaagcagtGTGTGTGGTCACTTCATAGCATCCAGGGTGATTGCCCGTAATACCCTTCGACAATACGCCGAGTGACTCTCTTCTGTCTCGTTCCCTTGTTGGTGGGCCAGATGTTCGAATTTCTGGAAAAACATGCTGTGCACTCTGTGCGTATGCAGTCTTTATGGGTCATTTCTTTCCGCGTCATGGATCCCTCCACTGTCCATACCCTTTCAAAACCAAAGTACCTTGTCCCGGGAGCTGCCGATGGAAAAGCAGCCGGCCTTCGGTCATTGGATGCCTGTTCAGCTCGACATTAGCACCCCATTCTTACCATTCCAGATTCTATGGTAGCTTGTGCACACTGCATATCTATTTTGGTGCTGTGTGTCGGTGAGCAAACAGCCAACAGTGATTTTCGATCGGACCGCCGATCGCCTGATCTCTCATTCATGCAAAACCTACTCGTGCCTCGAAAAGTGCCCTAGACTCTAGTGTACTAGAGTGTAGGGGACAGCTTTTCTTTTAAGAGATTTTCAATCGTCTCCACCGGGAGACTAGAACCGTGAGAACTCGCCATGAGCGTAACCTCCCCTCGTCAAGCGTTGCTGCGCTTCACAAAGAACCGTCCTTTGCAACTCCCACAGTTATTGGCCCCTTATGATTGACTAGGCCCAGTAGTTCGACACCAGGGCCCCATCATGCGACTGGGGTCTGCACGGGATATCCGGGTTGATGATCTACGCTACTAATTCTCTAGTTCCATCTTacttttattttttattcTTTCCCTGCTCTGATGCACCCTGCCGCTTGCCAGATTTTGACGCTAAGAACAGCTGATTTGACTACAATTACTCTATTTAGATGATTCCACCAAACTAAGCGTCCAGTCAGGTTTTGACAACTTTAGGGTACCCTTAACTTGGAACTACTCAGTTGTTTGTGCAGCTTGAAGTCTGCCTGGGGCTTGGACCAGAGAGATGTAACGTGCAGATTGGCCAATGGCACCTGTTCTGCTGACAGTGGCCAACTTTACATGCACGCTATGAGATAATGCAACAATGTTCTTTATCGAAAAATATTGCTTCGTCCCGTacagaacaagaagaacagggCTGCGGAAATGACATGAGAGTACTCGTCGGAGGACTTGCAAAAAGGATAATAGAAAGAGAACAAGTGCTTCAGGGAGAAAGGCAGAAaggacaaaaaaaagaaaaagaaaagaaagaaagcaTCTGAAAAGTCAAGAGAGTACGGTTGGACCCCTTCCTACTGCCACCAGCCATTGTAGTTTCCTTCGTTCGGTTACAACCAATGTTGTTAACCCTGGCATGACTGTCAATTTACCACGATCTCGTGGCGAGAACACTCCTCGGCCGCAAGCTTAATCCAGCAACTTGAGGCCATTTAGCCTTGTACGCAACGAAGATTCTGCAGAGACTCCGCCGCATGCCTACCAGGATTGTTATTGGACACAGGGGCCAGGCTAGAAAGAAACCGAGAAACGGGCATCGTGCGCTCTTGGGTGGGTATCTAGGCCTAGGAAAACAAATGGCATGCGCAAAGCATCTTTGACCTAGTATCCAGAATCGAATATCTATCGAGCTTGTCCCTCAAGTCCGCGGTCATAGGCGTCCAATCTCGGTCATCGTTAACGTCCACTGAATGGTTCGGAAGTTAGCTTAGAAGAACAACCCTGAATCTTCGATCTATTCGTTGCGAAATTCGCTTGGACTACTCCATCTTGCTGTGTGAGAGGTTGAGAACTGGATGGCTCCAGTCTGACAACCGCCTTTGTCGACGTGGACAGAACGAACAGTGCGACAACTGGTCTACGTATGCGCGCAGCTTAAGCACTCAACATTCGCAGGGAGAAGTTCTATTCATACCGGCCATTTTGTTCATGCAACCGAGCATCTACTGAATGAGTAAGTCCATATTTCGTATCTTACTCTTcgccttttttttccctttttaTTTCGTTTATTATCTTGTCCAATATCTGCTTTCTCTTGTGGACTTGTGGATATCTCCACCAATATGCAGCCGACTCGATGCCTTGCCTCCTTTTTACTATTGTGTCTGCGGACGATGGGAAAAATATCTTTTCCCATCATGTATGGCTGCCCAGGGAAGAAGCGATGTCTTCCTTGAGCAAATACAATGCAGTCCCAGAAGACAGTCAAAGCAGCCGAAAGATCATATCAATCTTGAACGAGAATGCATGCACTTCGTCCGAGAAGCGAGTTTCTGGTTGGCTACTGTCGTATCAATCTCTATTCCTATGGTGTTCTATTATCGTCTTTCTCCAAGTTTCTGTTCGCCTTGGATTCCCCAAAACACTCTCCAAAACCCATCTCACCTTTCTATCAATTTGCAACCTTGACATCCATAGCAGTCAGTTCAAGGCCAAGCTTACATGTTCCAGGGAAAACCTCCGATTAACAGGAAAAGTCGCAGACATTTTGATAATCCATCATCCCGCTGGGAATAAACAACCAGTCTTTGACTGGCTTGTTTCCTCGCTGATAATACCGGAAGCCTTGTTGCCAATTCGAGTCCCTTCCGTTCGACGGGTATTCGGAAAAGATCTCCCTAGCTGCAATACTCGCAAGTTGATAACAGGAGAACAATCTCCAGGCTGCCTATATTCTGTTAACGTGATCAGACCCTTATTCACGTCTTTGAAAGCATAGTGCTTCGATACTCGAGTTACTAGAGTGCTGCTCAATTCGGGAAAATCCTGGCGGCAACCAGACGTCTATCAACTCAGAGGACCAAAACCGACAACGGCAGGTACCTGGGAATCTGACAAATGAATCATTGTAAGTTTagtctcttctccttgcccATTATATGACCTTGCATCTTCACTTGTTTGGTGCGATCTTTTACTTGTCCGATATGCCGCTCCAGTAACCAGTGTATATGTCGTGGAGGACTTAGCCCCCGATGGCACGCGATCTTTTCTGTTCATTGCTATCCCAATTGACCTCGCTCTTGCTACAACGTGCTGCAAAATCTTTTATCGTGGGAGTAGTGAACAGTATGAAGCCTTACCATGATCCTTGGCGACAGGGATGTCGCCTGTTTCGGACAAGGCGAAGCTTGAGCAATCCCTCCTTTAGTGTTTCcaattttattttttttttgttttcttcgTTTTTTATTCTTTATCTTTTTGCTACCTACTATTTTTTCTAAATTTCAAAAATGTATTATTTCTTTGTCCTGTTTTTATACCATGGCATGTCCTGCTTGTGTTGTACTTCCGTCTCTGACCCTTATTCTGTCCGCCAGCAACCCTTTTGCAGAGCCCGTTCCTGGAGGGATCTGTCACCAGCGACAGCGATTATACCGGGGCACCACGACAATTTGCTGGCCCTACCGGCTTTTCgatggacgatgaggacAACCGCCGACGAAACGGTGCTATTGGCCCTTCCCTAGCGCAGTCAGTCTCAATCCCTGCCACCAACGGCTTGAGGTACAGCACACAACAGTCTGCAATGCAGGATGTAGCGTAAGTTGTCTTTCAATTCAGACGACTCTTTTGCTCCACTTGGCCCGCTTGCCTGCCTGGTACTAGTCACAATGTACAGTACGTCCAGACACTATATGCTTGCTTCTTTTGCCCCTCTGCTGGTTTTCATCAGATTccattttcctttttttttatttctttacttatatttttttttctttttccttttctttctttttttttctttttgaaaTTCTTTACTTGGGCACATTTGACTTGCATGCCTCTGGATGCTGTTCCTTGCTGGTCTTATTTGATGTCTTCATCATGCTGTCGCAGAAAGCCCTCCCATCAACTCTGAGATCGAGTCTCTTATATACGCAGTGGCTTCCAGGATGAGGCGTTATCTTATTTTGTTCACTTCGTTTGCCTTTCTGCCCCCCAGTTGAAGACGCAGCGTTTGGTACCAAATTAAGACTCGGTCTTTTTGCTGACCAGGCTTGCTCCTTTCAGCTTTGGGGCATCTCCTCTTATGAA of Aspergillus fumigatus Af293 chromosome 2, whole genome shotgun sequence contains these proteins:
- the tif35 gene encoding translation initiation factor eIF3 core subunit g; this translates as MSRLGNRAADWADDEEFDDPSALPAQQVTTNKDGTKTVVSYRFNDEGKKVKVTRRIKTTVVREHVNPQVAERRSWAKFGLEKGHAAGPSFDTTSVGENIVFRPSVNWRVQAAEAEKAGPEKGSIKDQLKDKKVKCRICSGEHFTARCPFKDTMAPVDETAAAGAEPGADDVPAAGGLGAGTSSYVPPHLRKGAAAGGERMAGKYEKDDLATLRVTNVSELAEESELRDLFERFGRVTRVFLARDRETQRAKGFAFISFADRTDAARACEKMDGFGYRHLILRVEFAKRAT
- a CDS encoding cytosine permease: MFGGVEHDLEKAPQVEKRPFDSSSDGAVPGETFVYGDSWYARLQRLAGKLNIEQRGIERVPADERTDTSYFNIGSMWLAANMVVSSFAIGVLGKSLFDLGFVDAILTCLFFNLLGVLTVCFFSCFGAAFGLRQMVLSRFWFGWGPTKFIAILNVLACVGWSAANAIVGAQLINAVNGNVPGFAAILIIAICTFVITFAGYKVVHAYEYWSWIPTFIVFMIVLGTFAHSGDFRNLPMEVGTSEMGGVLSFGSTVYGFATGWTSYAADYTVYQPANRSRRKIFLSAWIGLIIPLLFCQMLGIAVMTATGIDDGNNKYQMGYDASGNGGLLNAVLEPLGGFGKFCLVILALSIIANNCPNIYSVALTLQVLSRYSQRVPRFVWVFLGSCASVAIAIPGYSHFETVLENFMNFIAYWLSIYSGIALTDHFLFKRGFGGYRPEIYDKRDKLPLGIAASIAFGFGVAGMITGMSQSWWVGPIALHAGQAPFGGDVGFELGFAFSAVMYAVLRPIEIKFLGR